Proteins from a genomic interval of Lycium ferocissimum isolate CSIRO_LF1 chromosome 2, AGI_CSIRO_Lferr_CH_V1, whole genome shotgun sequence:
- the LOC132048399 gene encoding uncharacterized protein LOC132048399 yields MKREGRQHGMVRTNPILPFPWNPKPEPRYINKSNSPPTAGLFTKVSTKPSNHSKFTGKCGRPRCTSCHIHPAGKSKDKTKGTQKLKRRGDVVSLVTWRVVDARPGLNFSGFSATGLLDHLDNTDYYSYYMDNHDDHGIYYDAPDEIDDCEDNGVDDDDDEEEKMSFIEVGFLWENVEEDGDWCVVEGI; encoded by the exons ATGAAGAGAGAAGGTCGTCAACACGGTATGGTTCGTACAAACCCAATTTTACCCTTCCCGTGGAACCCAAAACCCGAGCCCAGATACATCAACAAGTCCAATTCACCACCAACAGCTGGGCTTTTCACAAAGGTCTCAACTAAGCCCTCTAACCATTCCAAGTTTACAG GCAAGTGCGGTAGGCCCAGGTGCACCAGTTGCCACATTCATCCAGCTGGAAAATCAAAGGACAAAACTAAAGGCACTCAAAAGTTAAAGAGACGTGGCGATGTCGTGTCGTTGGTTACGTGGAGGGTTGTCGATGCAAGGCCTGGGTTGAATTTTTCTGGGTTTTCGGCTACTGGGCTTTTGGATCATTTGGATAATACTGattattattcttattacaTGGATAATCATGATGATCATGGAATTTACTATGATGCCCCTGATGAGATTGATGATTGTGAAGATAATGgggttgatgatgatgatgatgaagaagaaaaaatgagtTTCATTGAGGTGGGATTTTTGTgggaaaatgttgaagaagatgGAGATTGGTGTGTTGTTGAAGGAATCTAA